One genomic segment of Sminthopsis crassicaudata isolate SCR6 chromosome 4, ASM4859323v1, whole genome shotgun sequence includes these proteins:
- the METTL18 gene encoding histidine protein methyltransferase 1 homolog yields MAFQFNFTIDKHLEDELPAFENGALNSESSGKTSVLDSQKEKLKDGKQSSKEGDSFEKPLWGCKSSEVKAFPPCDNSLAKSDEITKNLGPKEKQPCLKVAKEHDIPKDFKKMVENKVLEVIPYLQHVNLSVVKMSFLKDTCGEDIVSKSLSSHSDLITGIYEGGLKIWECTFDLLAYLADEEIQFAGKRVLDLGCGAGLLGIIALKGKAKETHFQDYNSTVIDEVTIPNVIINSTSECEDEVSEPDVKKRRNSNPTQQLLSKCRFFSGEWYEFSKFVLNSKKAFAKYDIILTSETIYNPSYYSAFHQTLASLLDESGQVFLASKAHYFGVGGGIHLFQKFIEEKNVFETRTLKIIDEGLKRILIKITFKHTH; encoded by the coding sequence ATGGCATTCCAGTTTAATTTTACTATAGATAAACATCTAGAAGATGAATTACCAGCCTTTGAAAATGGGGCCTTAAACTCAGAATCTTCAGGAAAAACATCAGTCTTAGACAGTCAAAAAGAAAAGCTGAAAGATGGAAAACAGTCCTCAAAAGAAGGTGATTCATTTGAGAAACCTCTGTGGGGATGCAAATCATCAGAAGTTAAGGCATTTCCACCTTGTGACAACTCACTGGCTAAGTCAGATGAAATCACAAAGAATTTGGGACCAAAAGAAAAGCAGCCTTGTTTAAAAGTGGCCAAAGAACATGATATTCCTAAAGATTTCAAGAAAATGGTAGAAAATAAAGTATTAGAAGTTATACCATATCTCCAACATGTAAATTTGTCAGTTGTGAAAATGTCCTTTTTGAAAGATACTTGTGGAGAAGACATAGTATCCAAAAGCCTTTCTTCTCACTCTGATCTCATCACTGGTATCTATGAAGGAGGTTTGAAAATCTGGGAATGTACCTTTGACCTTCTAGCTTATCTAGCTGATGAAGAAATACAATTTGCTGGGAAAAGAGTGTTGGACCTTGGCTGTGGAGCAGGGCTTCTGGGTATAATTGCCCTCAAGGGAAAAGCTAAAGAAACTCACTTTCAAGATTATAATAGCACTGTAATTGATGAAGTAACCATTCCAAATGTAATAATAAACTCCACTTCTGAATGTGAAGATGAAGTAAGTGAGCCAGATGTGAAAAAGCGGAGGAACTCAAATCCAACACAACAATTGTTAAGCAAATGTCGATTCTTTTCTGGGGAATGGtatgagttttccaaatttgtacTAAACAGCAAAAAAGCTTTTGCAAAGTATGACATCATTCTTACCTCTGAGACTATTTATAATCCAAGCTATTACAGTGCTTTCCATCAAACTTTAGCCAGTTTGTTGGATGAAAGTGGACAGGTATTTTTGGCAAGTAAAGCACATTATTTTGGTGTTGGAGGTGGTATCCATCTCTTTCagaaatttatagaagaaaagaatGTATTTGAAACTAGGACACTCAAAATAATTGATGAAGGACTAAAGAGAATcttaattaaaataacttttaagcaTACCCATTGA
- the FIRRM gene encoding FIGNL1-interacting regulator of recombination and mitosis isoform X5, whose translation MSQDRAEPAGTLVLEELASWSEDLCRQELPSVLPRLLSMYQCCDNWQDHIRVLKILTEMFLPHINYLSLEQSFFSQVLPKTVKLFDDMMYDLSSQARELSSQNFELQATLRNILQSMVQLLGALKGCVQHVCTLQESIFLENIHSLPSSALHVIKSTFVHCKNSDSVYSGRLHLVSDLLQALFKEAYSLQKHLMEVLDMVCMNASVGEEDISDMVSVIHSVLGICSVISDMDQAFHANTWKFIIKLSRSVGNSVSLPEAHTRAACSHTPRGVSRAAPLRGRGTGHAIGACGQGAQGQWRTSHGSVSTSC comes from the exons ATGTCCCAGGACCGCGCGGAGCCGGCGGGCACCTTGGTACTGGAAGAATTGGCGAGCTGGTCCGAGGACCTATGCCGTCAGGAGTTACCTTCTGTCCTGCCCCGGCTTCT CTCTATGTATCAGTGTTGTGATAACTGGCAGGATCACATAC GAGTTCTCAAGATTCTTACAGAAATGTTTCTACCTCATATCAACTATTTATCATTGGAACAATCATTTTTTTCACAAGTATTACCAAAG ACTGTAAAATTATTTGATGATATGATGTATGATCTATCTAGCCAGGCAAGAGAATTATCAAGCCAAAATTTTGAACTCCAAGCTACACTAAGGAATATTTTACAA tCAATGGTGCAACTCTTAGGAGCTCTTAAAGGATGTGTACAACATGTTTGTACTCTTCAGGAATCCATATTTTTAGAGAATATACACAGCCTTCCCTCTTCAGCCCTTCATGTGATCAAGAGCACGTTTGTACATTGCAAG AATAGTGACTCTGTGTACTCTGGACGATTGCACCTGGTTTCAGATCTTCTTCAGGCCCTTTTCAAGGAGGCTTATTCCCTTCAGAAGCACTTAATGGAAGTACTTGATATGGTCTGTATGAATGCTTCAGTAGGAGAAGAAGATATTTCAGATATGGTATCAG ttattcatTCAGTATTGGGTATCTGCTCTGTTATTTCTGATATGGACCAAGCTTTTCATGCCAACACTTGGAAGTTTATAATTAA actcagtagGTCTGTGGGAAACTCCGTCTCCCTCCCTGAGGCACACACACGAGCCGCTTGCTCCCACACACCCCGCGGTGTGTCCCGGGCTGCACCCCTCCGGGGCCGGGGCACAGGGCATGCAATCGGCGCGTGCGGCCAGGGCGCACAGGGACAATGGAGGACCAGCCATGGGAGTGTCTCTACAAGCTGCTAG